From the Thermosynechococcus sp. genome, the window TCCTCTTTGGTTTGACAGCTCAAGAGGTGATAAGCCTAAAAGCAGAGGGCTACAATCCCCGCGAGTACTACAACAGCAACCCAATGCTCAAGAAAGTGATTGATAGCCTCATTTCCAATTACTTTAATCCCCGCGAACCAGGGCTGTTTGAGCCTATTGTCAGTTCCCTGCTCAATGAGGATCCATATATGCTCTTGGCGGACTACCAATCCTACGTGGACTGTCAACAACGAGCAGCTCAGGCCTTTCGCGACAAAACCCACTGGACACAGATGTCTATTCTCAATGTGGCGCGCATGGGCAAATTCTCCAGCGATCGCACGATTGCCGAGTACTGCAAGGACATCTGGCGCGTTGAACCTGTTCCTGTTTCCTTGGACACGTGTCGGCCTGCTTTTCGCCCTAGCCGCATCAGTTAGGTCAGTGGTCTTTAGGTGACTGCCGCTTTTGCTCTACACTAGGGCAAGTCTCAAGCAGTGGAACGAAATGAATGGCGGGAATCGGCGCAGCCCTACGGGTTTTTCAAAGTCGCAAAATGGCGGCACTGCTCTTGTTAGGTTTTTCGTCAGGGTTGCCCCTGTTTCTCACCAGCCGAACACTGCAAGCCTGGATGACCGTTGAGGGCATTGACTTGACGGCCATTGGCCTCTTTAGCCTGGTGGCGTTGCCCTACTCCCTGAAGTTTCTCTGGTCACCCTTGCTGGATCGCTATAGGATTCCCTTTTTGGGACGGCGGCGGGGCTGGTTGCTGCTGATTCAGGTGCTGCTGTTGGGGGCGATCGCCCTGATGGCGGTGCAGGATCCCAGTAGGAGCCTGCAGCTGTTGGCGATCAATGCCTTCGCTATTGCCTTCTTGAGCGCCAGTCAAGATATTGCTGTGGATGCCTACCGTGCCGATGTCCTCGAACCCCTTGAAATGGGAGCAGGTGCGGGTATTTATGTCCTTGGCTATCGCATTGCGCTTTTGGTCACCGGTTCCCTCGCCTTGATCCTTGCGGATCAACTGCCCTGGCCAGTGGTTTACGCCCTGATGGCGCTGCTTATGGTGGTGGGCATGGTCACTACCCTTTGGGCACCAGAACCAGAGGTGCATCCCCCGGCTCCTCCGTCATTGGCACAGGCAGTCATTCGACCCTTCCTTGATTTTTTCCAGCGCTACGGCTGGGGAACGGGGTTAATTATCTTGCTCTTTATCTGCCTCTATCGCTTGGGGGATGCCCTCACGGGCAACATGATGACTCCTTTCCTGTTGCAGCAGGGCTTTAGCCAAACCCAAATTGGCGCCGTACAGGGGGGGGTGGGGCTGATTGCCACCCTCTTTGGCGCCCTTGTCGGGGGAGCGGTGATCAGTCAAATTGGTATTCACCGTGCCCTGTGGATTATGGGGGGATTGCAAGCTTCTAGCAATATCTCCTACTTTGCTTTGGCCAATGCCGGTGCCAATCCAACAGTGATGGTGGCTGCCATTGGCATTGATAACTTCTGCGGTGGGCTGGCGATCGCTGCTTTGACGGCTCTTTTAATGAGTCTTTGCAACCCCCAATTTAGTGCCACACAGTATGCGCTGCTTTCTAGTCTCTTTGCTTTTAGTCGGGATATCCTGGCGGCCCCTGCGGGTAAAGCGGCAGAAATGATGGGGTGGCCACTCTTTTTTCTCTTTACAATTGGCGCTGCCTTAC encodes:
- a CDS encoding AmpG family muropeptide MFS transporter; the encoded protein is MAGIGAALRVFQSRKMAALLLLGFSSGLPLFLTSRTLQAWMTVEGIDLTAIGLFSLVALPYSLKFLWSPLLDRYRIPFLGRRRGWLLLIQVLLLGAIALMAVQDPSRSLQLLAINAFAIAFLSASQDIAVDAYRADVLEPLEMGAGAGIYVLGYRIALLVTGSLALILADQLPWPVVYALMALLMVVGMVTTLWAPEPEVHPPAPPSLAQAVIRPFLDFFQRYGWGTGLIILLFICLYRLGDALTGNMMTPFLLQQGFSQTQIGAVQGGVGLIATLFGALVGGAVISQIGIHRALWIMGGLQASSNISYFALANAGANPTVMVAAIGIDNFCGGLAIAALTALLMSLCNPQFSATQYALLSSLFAFSRDILAAPAGKAAEMMGWPLFFLFTIGAALPALLLLPFFAPWQARPAFPRPGSDD